One Portunus trituberculatus isolate SZX2019 chromosome 42, ASM1759143v1, whole genome shotgun sequence DNA window includes the following coding sequences:
- the LOC123517808 gene encoding uncharacterized protein LOC123517808 translates to MLQEVPKWFRKSTLRREMYKMLFETMNTGEERHGIPLPFLTLSTTRWLVRGKVLFNILVNWMELKAYFHCASIHGAQDVRYKARLLWEMFCDDSNYLYFVFSSPLVTEFERVNALFQSNNASPSSLLLELDIHYKSLHNRIYSEQGTLLPLNKTDFGAKFSMECNRLLSSKNMASRLESIQQRCQEMLVELVSQVKMRLPENRGLFDKLSKLSPHNVLTQLNRPKFNELPFPHLQESLELCEEQYRKILYHPWNNEVVFSSGIPEDPVNFWASIKKYEEGGRKPYEALARYALAALTTPVSNALVERIFPMLML, encoded by the coding sequence ATGTTACAAGAAGTACCAAAGTGGTTCAGAAAAAGTACATTAAGGCGCGAGATGTACAAGATGCTGTTTGAGACCATGAATACTGGTGAAGAAAGGCATGGCATACCTCTTCCATTTCTAACCCTTTCCACAACACGATGGCTAGTCAGAGGAAAAGTGCTATTCAACATTTTAGTTAACTGGATGGAATTGAAAGCTTACTTTCATTGTGCCAGCATCCATGGAGCACAAGATGTAAGGTACAAGGCTCGTCTTTTGTGGGAAATGTTTTGCGACGACTCCAACTACTTGTACTTTGTCTTCAGTTCACCCTTGGTTACAGAATTTGAAAGAGTGAATGCACTCTTCCAGTCTAACAATGCCAGTCCATCCTCTTTGCTTCTTGAATTGGATATACATTATAAATCTCTTCACAACAGAATCTACAGTGAGCAAGGCACGTTACTACCACTGAATAAAACTGATTTTGGAGCCAAATTTTCCATGGAATGCAACAGACTTCTTTCCAGCAAAAATATGGCCTCTCGCCTGGAAAGCATACAACAACGGTGCCAGGAAATGCTTGTTGAACTTGTGTCTCAAGTCAAGATGAGGCTACCAGAGAATAGAGGACTGTTTGACAAATTAAGCAAGTTATCCCCACATAATGTCCTTACCCAGCTAAACAGACCAAAATTCAATGAACTTCCATTTCCTCACCTCCAAGAATCTCTTGAACTTTGTGAAGAACAATACAGAAAAATTCTTTATCATCCCTGGAATAATGAAGTGGTCTTCAGCTCTGGAATCCCAGAAGATCCAGTTAACTTTTGGgcttcaataaagaaatatgaagaaggtGGTAGAAAGCCATATGAAGCTCTGGCCAGATATGCTTTGGCAGCATTGACAACGCCAGTGAGCAACGCACTTGTTGAGAGGATTTTTCCCATGTTAATGCTGTGA